Genomic window (Streptomyces sp. NBC_01431):
CGCTGCCGGCCGCCCCGCCACCGCCCTCGCCGTCGGCCTCGGCGAAGGCCCCCGACGCCCCGCCGCCGCCCGCCGGTGACGCCCCGAAGCCGAACAAGCCCGCCGGCGGCGGTGGGCCGAAGCCGCCGACGTACGACCCGGGCAAGCTGGTGCGCATCCAGTCCGGGCTCGGGAAGTACATGACGACGGCCACCGACCAGAAGCCCGAGGGCCGCTACGTCTACAGCTGGGCCGAGATCCGCAACCAGCCCACCTGGGACCAGTACTGGTACGTCCACCCGCTGCCGAACAACGAGTTCGCCTTCAGCTCGTCCACCGAGTCGTGGGCCGTCGCGGACAACACCAAGGAGGGCAACCAGATCCAGATGTGGGGCGCGTCTGGCGGTCTGCCCAGCCTGTCCAACGGGCAGATGACCAGCAACCAGAAGTGGGCGATCCAGCCGATAGACGGCGCCGACGGCTTCGTGCGTCTGGTGAGCAAGGACGACGGCTGGTGCCTGTCGGACCTGTCGCCGAACGACAAGGTCATGCAGGTCACCGAGGTCCGCCCCTGCGGCGCCCTCCCCGCCGACCAGCAACGCTGGAAAATCGTGCCGTAGCCCTATGAGCCCGCCCCGTCAGGGGCGCGGGGAACTGCGCGACAAGCCGACCACGGCTCGCAGCCGACCCCCCGCCCCGGTGGGCGCGATCTGGGCATGGCGCCAAGCCCGCCCCGTCAGGGGCGTGGGGAATTGATGGGCATGGCGCCAAGCCCAACCCGTGAGGGGCGCGGGGAATTGCGCGACAAGCCGACCGCGGTCCGCGGCCGAGCCCCCGTCCGCCAACCCCCATCCCCCGCCCCCCGGAAGGCTACGGCTTCCAGGCTGCCCCAACCCCCGGCACGAGCCGCCCCGACTTCACGTACTCCCGCCGCGCCCCGGTGCGCACGTCCTCCGCGGTCACGGGAGACCCCCGGCCGGCCGCGAGGTACCCCGCCGTCACCGCCGCGGAGCGCACCGCCCCGCCCGCCAGCTCGAACTCCTTCGCGCAGGCGTCCAGTTCGGCTTCCAGGCCCTCCTCCTGCGGCACTCCGGCGAGGCAGGCGCGCCACAGCGTGGCCCGCAGTTCCACGTCGGGGAAGGGGAAGTCCACCACCAGGTCGAGCCGTCGGGTGAAGGCCTCGTCGATGTTGGCCCGCAGGTTGGTGGTCAGGACCGCGATGCCGTCGAAGGCTTCGAGGCGCTGGAGCAGATAGGCGCTCTCCAGGTTGGCGTACCGGTCGTGCGAGCTCTTGACCTCCGAGCGCTTGCCGAACACGGCGTCCGCCTCGTCGAAGAGCAGCACCGAGTCGGTCCGGTCGGCCTCCGAGAAGATCCGCTCCAGGTTCTTCTCGGTCTCGCCGACGTACTTGTCCACGACGGACGACAGGTCCACCACGTACAGGTCGAGGCCGAGTTCGCCCGCGACGACCTCCGCGGCCAGCGTCTTGCCGGTGCCGGAGTCGCCCGCGAACAGGGCGACCACGCCCCGCCCGCGCCCGCCTCCGGTGCGCAGCCGCCACTCGCCGAGCACCCGGTCCCGGTGCCGGGCCCGCCCGGCCAGCTCGTGCAGCAGGGCGAGCGGCTCGTCGGGCAGCACCAGGTCACCGAAGCCGACGGCGGGCCGCACCCGTCGCGCGTGCTTGTCGAGCAGCGGCGCCGACAGCAGCCGCGCGCTCTTCTGTACGTGGCCGAGACCGACCGGCACTCCTTCGAATCCGGCCAGCGCCCGCGCCCCCCGCGCGGCCCTGCGCACCTGCCCCGCGCCGAGCCGGTAGGGCCCGACGGCGTCCGCCAAGTCACCTTCGTAGGAAGGGAGTTCCTCGCTCCAGGCGGCCAGCGGGGCGGTCTCGGCGGCCGTGTCCTCCAGGGCGAGGAGTCCCGCGTCGGGCGCCCAGCCCGGGTCGTACGGCTCGGTCCCCGCAAACACCACGGTGACGTCACCGGCCGCCAACTCGCGTACGTACGGACCGGGTTGATCCTGCGGCAGTTCCACCACGACGGCGGTGCCGGCCCCGCGAAGGCGGGCCTCGCGCAGCAGTAGGCGGGCGGTCGCCGCTTCGGCGCGCTCGGGGCGGTGGTGCAGCACCGGCCGTCCGGCGCCGCGCAGGGCCGCCGTCACGGCGTCCGCGCCGCTCCCGGCCCGGCGCTCGCGCAGATGGACGGCGACGGGCCGCGGGGAGTGGGCGATCCGCGCCGCGAGCCCGTCGGCGGTCGCGCTTTCGTCCCCCGGCACGGGGGTCAGCAACTCGACGCGGGCGTCACCCAACTGACCGTCCAGCGTGTCGTCGCCCAGGAGGTGGGCGACCACCCGCTCCGGGACCCGCAGTGCCCGGCCCGGCAGCGGCCGGTCCTCGTCCTCCACGACGATGAGGCCCCCGTCGACCAGTGGCGCGGCCGGATGGAGGCGACCGCGGGCGACCGGGTCGTACGATCCGGTCCCCGACAGTTCCAGGGCGAGGGCCACCGAGGCGCGACGCCGGCCCACATCGTCGTTGAGGTAGCCGTAGAGCTGCTCGAAGCGCCGGTCCACATCGGGGGCGAGCGCCGCCAGGAGGATCAGCTCGTCGAGCACGGTGAGCCCGAAGCCAGCCGCGACCGCGGCCAGGCGGTCGCCGGGCTCCGGGGTGAACGGGCCGTCGGCAGCCGGGAGTTGGGGAGCGGGCGCGTTCACGATCCGGGTCGCCGTCTCCGGCGAGATGTACAGACCGCGCAGCGGGTCGCCCGCCGTCGGGTCGTCGGCGGAGCGGGCCGCCACCAGGGCGGCGACCGAGGTCCGCAGGCGTTCGAGGCGGTGCAGCAGGGCGCGGGCGGCCTCGCTCACTTGCCGCCACCGCCCCGCGTGGTGCGCCGCATCCGGGGCTGCGAGTCGCCGGGCACTCCGTGCCGGCCGGACACGGTGACCACCGCGCCCTCGGTGACCGGCGGCGCGACCTCGTACACCGGGGTGACCGGGAACGGCGTCGTGATCACCACGTCGAGCGAGGGCTTGAGCTCGCCGCCCAGCGCCGACCAGATGTCGGCCAGCGAACGCGACTCGGCGGGCGGCACCGCGACCGTGAGCGGAATGGTCGCCTTGTACGCGTCGAGGGCCTGGGGCACCGACTCGGCGGGCAGCATCTCGTGCGGCAGCAGACACGCCAACGCGCCGGAGAGGAGGCGGTGTTCGTCCTCGGGGCGGCTGGTCCAGGCGGTGAGGAGATAGGACAGCCGGTACCAGCGGGGCGGCTGGCGCTTGCGCAGCACGATGCCGTTGGCGTCCCGCTCCGCGTACGCGCCGCGCTCGCGGCGGGCCACGTCCTCGCGGATGTCGTACAGGTAGGCGTTGAGGGTGGGTGTGTTGCGGCGCGCCGCCCAGTCGCGGGTGGGCGCCTCGAAGACGACGTCCCCCGTTCCCTCGGGCAGCGCCCCGCCGCGCAGGATGCGCCGCAGCGCCTCGTCGATTTCGTGGATCATTGAGCCAATTCCCCGGGTTGCCGGACACCGGCCGAAACCGGGCGGTCGCGGCGGCGATGGTGCGGTAGGAGCCGTGCGGGCTCTTTAGATGTAGCCCTCGCGCAGCGCGTAGGCGACGGCGTGGGCGCGGTTGGTGAGCTGGAGCCGTGTCATGAGGGCGTGCAGGATGTTCTTGACGGTCCGTTCCGAGTAGGCGAGCTTCTCGGAGATCTGCCGGGTGTCCAGGCCCTCGGCGACCAGGCGCAGTACGTCCACCTCGCGCGGCGCCATCCCGAAGAGCGGCGCGGCCGACGCGGACCCGGCCGAGGAGGTGGTCTCCGAGCGGCGCAGCCGCCCGACCTGCACGAGCAGTCGGCTGATGAGGTCCGGCGGCAGTTCCCCCTCGCCGCGCGCCGCGCTGTGCACGGCCTTCAGCAGGCGCTGCTCGGTGGCTTGGTGGCGCCACAGGATGGCGCGTACGCCGTACTCGACCACGGTCAGCAGATCGGGTTCGCGCAGCTCGCGGGCGATGAGGACCACGCGCTGCTCGCCGCCGCGCACGACCCGGCGCAGCTCGGCGGAGGCCGTGTCGTCCACCTGGTCGACGAGCATCACGGCGACGGCGGGGTCGGCCGGACGCCCCTCGCCCTCGCGGGTCTCCCGGGTGTCGCGCAGGACTTCCACGGTCGGCTGGTGCTGAAGGTGGCTGATGACCCCGGCCCGGCTCAGCGGATCGGAGGCGTGAACGGTCACCGTGACACGATTCGCGAGCAATGGCATTCCCTGTCCCTTCTCCCACCCCGTGCGTATTCGATCAGCACATGGTGGTCCGGCCCGATCAACAGCGAATCAACAACCGTTGAATAGGCCACCAATCCGGTCG
Coding sequences:
- a CDS encoding helix-turn-helix transcriptional regulator — encoded protein: MPLLANRVTVTVHASDPLSRAGVISHLQHQPTVEVLRDTRETREGEGRPADPAVAVMLVDQVDDTASAELRRVVRGGEQRVVLIARELREPDLLTVVEYGVRAILWRHQATEQRLLKAVHSAARGEGELPPDLISRLLVQVGRLRRSETTSSAGSASAAPLFGMAPREVDVLRLVAEGLDTRQISEKLAYSERTVKNILHALMTRLQLTNRAHAVAYALREGYI
- a CDS encoding DUF4255 domain-containing protein, with the protein product MIHEIDEALRRILRGGALPEGTGDVVFEAPTRDWAARRNTPTLNAYLYDIREDVARRERGAYAERDANGIVLRKRQPPRWYRLSYLLTAWTSRPEDEHRLLSGALACLLPHEMLPAESVPQALDAYKATIPLTVAVPPAESRSLADIWSALGGELKPSLDVVITTPFPVTPVYEVAPPVTEGAVVTVSGRHGVPGDSQPRMRRTTRGGGGK
- a CDS encoding ATP-binding protein translates to MSEAARALLHRLERLRTSVAALVAARSADDPTAGDPLRGLYISPETATRIVNAPAPQLPAADGPFTPEPGDRLAAVAAGFGLTVLDELILLAALAPDVDRRFEQLYGYLNDDVGRRRASVALALELSGTGSYDPVARGRLHPAAPLVDGGLIVVEDEDRPLPGRALRVPERVVAHLLGDDTLDGQLGDARVELLTPVPGDESATADGLAARIAHSPRPVAVHLRERRAGSGADAVTAALRGAGRPVLHHRPERAEAATARLLLREARLRGAGTAVVVELPQDQPGPYVRELAAGDVTVVFAGTEPYDPGWAPDAGLLALEDTAAETAPLAAWSEELPSYEGDLADAVGPYRLGAGQVRRAARGARALAGFEGVPVGLGHVQKSARLLSAPLLDKHARRVRPAVGFGDLVLPDEPLALLHELAGRARHRDRVLGEWRLRTGGGRGRGVVALFAGDSGTGKTLAAEVVAGELGLDLYVVDLSSVVDKYVGETEKNLERIFSEADRTDSVLLFDEADAVFGKRSEVKSSHDRYANLESAYLLQRLEAFDGIAVLTTNLRANIDEAFTRRLDLVVDFPFPDVELRATLWRACLAGVPQEEGLEAELDACAKEFELAGGAVRSAAVTAGYLAAGRGSPVTAEDVRTGARREYVKSGRLVPGVGAAWKP